One Rhodothermales bacterium genomic region harbors:
- a CDS encoding phosphoribosylanthranilate isomerase — MPRLKVRCIADADEAWTAIRLGADALGLVSAMPSGPGVIDEAQIAAVAAVVPPPVATFLLTSAQDADAIVEQQRCCRTNTLQLCDALPEGDHARLRAALPGIALVQVIHVEGEASVDEALAVAPHVDALLLDSGRPSAATKELGGTGRTHDWTLSRTIRERASVPVFLAGGLRVENVADAVRQVRPFGVDLCSGVRTDGRLDAAKLARFVAALRSVPAD, encoded by the coding sequence ATGCCCCGGCTCAAAGTCCGCTGCATCGCCGATGCCGACGAGGCGTGGACGGCGATCCGGCTCGGCGCCGATGCGCTCGGGCTCGTCTCGGCGATGCCGAGCGGGCCGGGCGTGATCGACGAGGCACAGATCGCGGCCGTCGCCGCGGTCGTGCCGCCCCCGGTCGCGACGTTTCTGCTGACGAGTGCGCAGGACGCGGACGCGATCGTCGAGCAGCAGCGCTGCTGCCGGACGAACACGCTGCAACTCTGCGATGCGCTCCCCGAGGGCGACCACGCCCGCCTACGCGCCGCCCTTCCTGGCATCGCGCTCGTCCAGGTCATCCACGTCGAAGGCGAGGCGTCGGTGGACGAAGCGCTTGCCGTCGCGCCCCACGTCGACGCGCTGCTCCTCGACTCCGGCCGGCCGAGCGCGGCGACGAAAGAACTCGGTGGGACCGGGCGGACGCACGATTGGACGCTCAGCCGCACGATCCGCGAGCGCGCCTCCGTGCCCGTCTTCCTCGCCGGTGGTCTCCGCGTTGAGAACGTCGCCGACGCTGTCCGACAGGTCCGGCCGTTCGGCGTCGACCTGTGCTCGGGCGTCCGCACCGATGGGCGACTCGACGCAGCGAAGTTGGCCCGATTCGTCGCCGCCCTGCGGTCCGTGCCGGCGGATTGA
- a CDS encoding leucyl aminopeptidase, with amino-acid sequence MNVTTSTQPLDALDADLLVLFVPAGTEPSSLPDAFGPGLDQAAADAATSKETVLFYPTKGAAQRVAVIGLSEDGDEGERLRTAAAQAAATAQKLKADAVALALPDGAEAASAAALAEGFVLGSYQFLDYKTGSDAPHAVAGLTVRVAGDDAAEAVEAAHIRAEAACFARDLVNLSPHDKTPTLLAERAERMAAEVGLRAEVWDKARVEKENMGGLLAVNRGSQDPPVFITLEHNPADAKNAQPIVLVGKAVVFDTGGLSLKPTKGSMDHMKADMAGGAAVIGAMMAVARLGLPLWVVALIPSTDNRPGETAYVPGDVVTMRSGSTVEVLNTDAEGRMILADALDVAKQYDPELAVSVATLTGAQVVALGSRVAAVLTSEGDGAAERLAAFDAAGRRTGEWVAPLPMFAHYAEQLKSDVADQKNIGGSEAGTVTAAKFLEHFTRTDGEAAYPWVHVDIAGPAFLDSPQPYRPKGGSGFGVRLLTDLLQRRAEQ; translated from the coding sequence ATGAACGTCACCACCTCCACGCAACCCCTCGACGCACTCGACGCCGACCTCCTCGTGCTGTTCGTCCCCGCCGGGACCGAGCCCAGCAGCCTGCCCGACGCGTTCGGGCCAGGGCTCGACCAGGCGGCGGCGGACGCGGCCACGTCCAAGGAGACCGTGCTGTTTTATCCCACGAAGGGCGCAGCGCAGCGTGTCGCCGTGATCGGGCTGAGCGAGGACGGTGACGAGGGCGAGCGGCTCCGCACGGCCGCCGCGCAGGCCGCCGCGACGGCGCAGAAGCTGAAGGCCGACGCCGTCGCGCTCGCGCTTCCCGATGGGGCCGAGGCCGCGTCCGCCGCCGCGCTCGCCGAAGGCTTCGTCCTCGGCAGCTACCAGTTCCTCGACTACAAAACCGGCAGCGACGCGCCGCACGCCGTCGCTGGTTTGACCGTCCGCGTGGCGGGCGATGACGCAGCGGAAGCGGTCGAGGCCGCGCACATCCGCGCCGAGGCGGCGTGCTTCGCCCGCGACCTCGTCAACCTCTCGCCCCACGACAAAACGCCGACGCTCCTCGCCGAGCGGGCCGAGCGGATGGCGGCCGAGGTCGGGCTCCGCGCCGAGGTATGGGACAAGGCCCGTGTCGAGAAAGAAAACATGGGCGGCCTGCTCGCCGTCAACCGGGGCAGCCAGGACCCGCCCGTCTTCATCACGCTCGAACACAATCCTGCCGACGCGAAGAACGCACAACCCATCGTGCTCGTCGGCAAAGCCGTCGTGTTCGACACCGGCGGCCTCTCGCTCAAGCCGACGAAGGGGTCGATGGACCACATGAAAGCCGACATGGCGGGCGGCGCGGCCGTGATCGGGGCGATGATGGCCGTCGCCCGGCTCGGTCTGCCGCTCTGGGTCGTCGCCCTCATTCCGTCCACCGACAACCGGCCGGGTGAGACGGCCTACGTCCCCGGTGACGTCGTGACGATGCGCTCCGGCTCGACGGTCGAGGTCCTCAACACCGACGCCGAGGGCCGGATGATTCTCGCCGACGCGCTCGACGTGGCGAAGCAGTACGATCCCGAGCTCGCCGTGAGCGTCGCCACGCTGACGGGCGCGCAGGTCGTCGCGCTCGGCTCGCGCGTCGCTGCCGTGCTGACGAGCGAGGGTGATGGGGCCGCCGAGCGCCTCGCCGCGTTCGACGCCGCCGGTCGCCGCACGGGCGAGTGGGTCGCGCCCCTCCCGATGTTCGCGCACTACGCCGAGCAGCTCAAGAGCGACGTGGCCGATCAGAAGAACATCGGCGGGAGCGAGGCCGGCACGGTGACGGCCGCCAAATTCCTGGAGCACTTCACGCGGACCGACGGCGAGGCGGCCTATCCGTGGGTCCACGTCGACATCGCCGGGCCGGCCTTCCTCGACAGCCCGCAGCCGTACCGGCCGAAGGGCGGCAGCGGCTTCGGCGTCCGCCTCCTCACCGACCTCCTGCAGCGCCGCGCCGAACAATGA